A genomic region of Raphanus sativus cultivar WK10039 chromosome 6, ASM80110v3, whole genome shotgun sequence contains the following coding sequences:
- the LOC108810227 gene encoding F-box/kelch-repeat protein At4g19870-like isoform X2: MKVMASMNLQDEPPEKKRSRKKKRTTHSSPPASSSSPSFSLLPDEIALNCLARISRAYYPRFSIISKSFRSLLSSMELYLARSQIGSTEQCLYVCLSDESYQYPQWFTRWINPNRTLPNSTIKKKKKTLRQSSLAPIPSSHFPSVSESALVVGSDIYVIGGPIKTEPVSKERSRLCPSSAVRVLDCRTHTWRDAPSMILARKHALTCFHNGKIYVMGGCKALEEPWAEVYDTNTQTWKPLSDPGTEISKISRCTFYSIKEKNGKIYFGNAYETHAYDTSQDNWESIAQFQSSTWLTDGGFWFHRIPKPACLMDGVWYNISHGPFHCWWSKDGRFWKGVKGLELCLKWRAPFAPWRKAHPGDGPIAMHPLGEGGVPKAHAMSRRRGDQRRWHGAPWRLYT; the protein is encoded by the coding sequence ATGAAAGTCATGGCCTCCATGAACCTCCAAGATGAACCACCGGAGAAGAAGAGGTCAAGGAAGAAGAAGCGGACTACACATTCTTCTCCaccagcatcatcatcatctccatcGTTTTCTTTACTTCCAGACGAAATCGCCCTGAACTGCCTAGCCCGGATATCGAGAGCCTACTACCCGAGATTCTCAATTATTTCAAAAAGCTTCCGCTCACTCCTCTCTTCCATGGAGCTCTACCTAGCTCGATCTCAAATCGGAAGCACCGAGCAGTGTCTCTACGTCTGTCTCTCCGATGAAAGTTATCAATATCCCCAATGGTTTACCCGATGGATTAACCCTAATCGAACCCTACCAAACTCCAcgatcaagaagaagaagaagacactcAGACAATCATCGTTGGCTCCAATTCCGTCGTCTCATTTTCCTTCAGTTTCAGAATCAGCCCTAGttgttggttcagacatttatGTTATCGGCGGACCAATCAAGACAGAACCAGTGTCAAAAGAGCGATCTAGGTTATGTCCCTCATCAGCCGTACGAGTACTTGATTGTCGTACTCACACGTGGCGTGATGCCCCTAGCATGATCTTAGCCCGGAAGCATGCTCTCACATGTTTCCACAATGGAAAAATATATGTCATGGGAGGATGCAAAGCTCTGGAAGAGCCATGGGCTGAGGTGTACGATACAAATACGCAAACTTGGAAACCTCTCTCTGATCCTGGTACTGAGATAAGTAAGATATCTAGATGTACCTTTTACAGTATCAAAGAGAAAAACGGAAAGATTTACTTTGGGAATGCTTACGAAACACATGCTTATGATACAAGCCAAGATAACTGGGAGAGTATTGCGCAGTTTCAGAGCTCAACATGGTTGACTGATGGTGGTTTCTGGTTCCACCGTATTCCCAAGCCAGCATGTTTGATGGATGGTGTATGGTATAATATAAGTCATGGTCCCTTCCACTGCTGGTGGTCAAAGGATGGAAGATTTTGGAAAGGTGTAAAAGGCTTAGAACTGTGTTTAAAATGGCGAGCGCCTTTTGCGCCATGGCGCAAGGCGCACCCAGGCGACGGACCCATCGCCATGCACCCCCTAGGCGAGGGAGGGGTCCCTAAGGCGCACGCCATGTCCAGAAGGCGAGGTGATCAAAGGCGATGGCATGGCGCGCCATGGCGACTCTACACGTAA
- the LOC108810227 gene encoding F-box/kelch-repeat protein At4g19870-like isoform X1 has product MKVMASMNLQDEPPEKKRSRKKKRTTHSSPPASSSSPSFSLLPDEIALNCLARISRAYYPRFSIISKSFRSLLSSMELYLARSQIGSTEQCLYVCLSDESYQYPQWFTRWINPNRTLPNSTIKKKKKTLRQSSLAPIPSSHFPSVSESALVVGSDIYVIGGPIKTEPVSKERSRLCPSSAVRVLDCRTHTWRDAPSMILARKHALTCFHNGKIYVMGGCKALEEPWAEVYDTNTQTWKPLSDPGTEISKISRCTFYSIKEKNGKIYFGNAYETHAYDTSQDNWESIAQFQSSTWLTDGGFWFHRIPKPACLMDGVWYNISHGPFHCWWSKDGRFWKGVKGLESLREMYNRNGGSSRNKTVLVSCGGKLLLLWEGYMEHNPSNRQKIWCAEINLETDAKGEVRGNVEWIDVVQTVRTQCELLHCLVVSV; this is encoded by the exons ATGAAAGTCATGGCCTCCATGAACCTCCAAGATGAACCACCGGAGAAGAAGAGGTCAAGGAAGAAGAAGCGGACTACACATTCTTCTCCaccagcatcatcatcatctccatcGTTTTCTTTACTTCCAGACGAAATCGCCCTGAACTGCCTAGCCCGGATATCGAGAGCCTACTACCCGAGATTCTCAATTATTTCAAAAAGCTTCCGCTCACTCCTCTCTTCCATGGAGCTCTACCTAGCTCGATCTCAAATCGGAAGCACCGAGCAGTGTCTCTACGTCTGTCTCTCCGATGAAAGTTATCAATATCCCCAATGGTTTACCCGATGGATTAACCCTAATCGAACCCTACCAAACTCCAcgatcaagaagaagaagaagacactcAGACAATCATCGTTGGCTCCAATTCCGTCGTCTCATTTTCCTTCAGTTTCAGAATCAGCCCTAGttgttggttcagacatttatGTTATCGGCGGACCAATCAAGACAGAACCAGTGTCAAAAGAGCGATCTAGGTTATGTCCCTCATCAGCCGTACGAGTACTTGATTGTCGTACTCACACGTGGCGTGATGCCCCTAGCATGATCTTAGCCCGGAAGCATGCTCTCACATGTTTCCACAATGGAAAAATATATGTCATGGGAGGATGCAAAGCTCTGGAAGAGCCATGGGCTGAGGTGTACGATACAAATACGCAAACTTGGAAACCTCTCTCTGATCCTGGTACTGAGATAAGTAAGATATCTAGATGTACCTTTTACAGTATCAAAGAGAAAAACGGAAAGATTTACTTTGGGAATGCTTACGAAACACATGCTTATGATACAAGCCAAGATAACTGGGAGAGTATTGCGCAGTTTCAGAGCTCAACATGGTTGACTGATGGTGGTTTCTGGTTCCACCGTATTCCCAAGCCAGCATGTTTGATGGATGGTGTATGGTATAATATAAGTCATGGTCCCTTCCACTGCTGGTGGTCAAAGGATGGAAGATTTTGGAAAGGTGTAAAAG GCTTAGAATCATTAAGAGAGATGTACAATAGAAATGGTGGCTCTAGTAGAAATAAAACTGTGTTAGTTAGTTGTGGTGGGAAGCTCTTACTTTTGTGGGAAGGTTATATGGAACATAATCCCAGTAATAGGCAGAAGATTTGGTGTGCGGAAATCAATTTGGAAACTGATGCTAAAGGTGAGGTTCGGGGGAATGTTGAGTGGATTGATGTTGTGCAAACCGTCCGTACACAATGTGAGCTCTTGCATTGCCTCGTTGTGTCCGTTTGA